The segment CGTGGCTTTGGCTGGAATGAAAAAAGGGGCCGAAGCCCCTAATTTCAATGACTTACAGACGTCAGTGGAAGTCTGTAGATCAAAACTTGGAGCGGGAGACGAGTCTCGAACTCGCGACCTCAACCTTGGCAAGGTTGCGCTCTACCAACTGAGCTACTCCCGCGTACAACTTTTACTGCTGTGGCAGCTTTGCTGCCATTCCGATGACTTGCACATGCTTCGTCATGTCACCGGATGCCATTAACCTGGAGCGGGAGACGAGTCTCGAACTCGCGACCTCAACCTTGGCAAGGTTGCGCTCTACCAACTGAGCTACTCCCGCAGGGCCCTGCATCTTACCGAAAAGCAGACTATCGCGCAACTTCTTTTAAACGCGCAGCTTTATGCTGCCATTTCGCGCTATGTACCGCTTATCTTGCTGCTTTCGTTTGCGTCGTCAGCAGCGAGAACGAGATTATTGCAAAGGACGATCCGGCTCGTCAACAACTTTTTGCAGCAAATCTCACTTTTGTGTCCGAGCCCCGCTGATGACCTCGCTGCGCTCGCGAATCTGCGGCCAGGCGAGCTTCATGTAATAGAACATCGACCACAACGTGAGCACGGCCGCCAGGTAGATCATCCAGCCACCAAGCAGCGATGCGTCCACACCGAACAGCGCGTCGTTGAACAGCAGCAACGGGATCGCGATCATCTGCACGGTGGTCTTCAGCTTACCAAGGAAATTTACCGCTACGCTCTTCGAAGCGCCGATCTGGGCCATCCATTCGCGCAGTGCCGAAATCGTGATCTCACGCCCGATGATGATCAGCGCGATCAGGTCGG is part of the Cupriavidus metallidurans CH34 genome and harbors:
- the pgsA gene encoding CDP-diacylglycerol--glycerol-3-phosphate 3-phosphatidyltransferase encodes the protein MPLNIPILLTWLRVAMIPLVVGVYYLPEAWLPMHTKNVTAASFFVIAAVTDWLDGFLARRWNQTSAFGAFLDPVADKLMVTAALLSLLALGRVADLIALIIIGREITISALREWMAQIGASKSVAVNFLGKLKTTVQMIAIPLLLFNDALFGVDASLLGGWMIYLAAVLTLWSMFYYMKLAWPQIRERSEVISGARTQK